Proteins encoded within one genomic window of Gammaproteobacteria bacterium:
- a CDS encoding acyl-CoA dehydrogenase family protein has translation MATRPADCHPDAPMFEADAWGLTSQERELSTVARELGQSRFAERAAGYDREASFPTENYRDMHEAGLLGICIPKSDGGHEAPLRCYALAAAEIGRYCGATALTWNMHVSSCLWSGALTDDLDMDDVVRAQHHQNRSIHYRRILDDGAIYAQPFSEGGAAASGAVAFGTTARRVEGGWQVNGKKIFASLAGSADYYGALCTELLHEDDRPSRRNTLYLAIPAAAGGVRVTGDWDPMGMRGTVSRTLLFEDVFVPDGSELMPRGIYYQAASQWPHMFLTLTPAYLGLAQAAYDFTVRYLRGEVPGMPPTKRRMYPTKRLAVAQMRVMLEQTKSVWFQVMSEARRNPTKDQVMRAYVAQYTVMENSNELAQLAIRTCGGQSMLKELPLERIYRDSRCGSLMLPWTAELCLDKLGRDTLYEVGETDES, from the coding sequence ATGGCGACTCGTCCGGCAGATTGCCACCCTGATGCGCCAATGTTTGAAGCGGATGCCTGGGGACTGACCTCCCAGGAGCGTGAGCTTTCGACCGTTGCAAGAGAGCTTGGCCAATCCCGGTTTGCCGAGCGCGCGGCCGGTTACGACCGGGAGGCGTCATTTCCGACCGAAAACTATCGGGATATGCACGAGGCTGGACTGCTCGGGATATGTATACCTAAAAGCGATGGCGGACATGAGGCACCGCTGCGGTGTTATGCCCTGGCGGCAGCGGAGATTGGGCGCTACTGCGGTGCCACTGCGCTGACTTGGAACATGCACGTGAGTTCCTGCTTGTGGTCAGGTGCACTGACAGACGATCTTGATATGGATGATGTGGTTCGGGCGCAGCACCACCAGAATCGCTCGATTCACTATCGGCGAATTCTGGATGATGGCGCAATCTATGCGCAGCCTTTTTCTGAAGGTGGTGCAGCGGCATCGGGCGCCGTTGCGTTTGGCACCACGGCTCGTAGAGTTGAGGGGGGCTGGCAGGTAAACGGTAAGAAAATTTTTGCCTCACTTGCAGGCAGTGCGGATTATTACGGTGCATTGTGTACCGAACTGCTTCACGAGGATGATCGCCCGAGTCGGCGAAATACGCTTTATCTGGCCATTCCTGCGGCGGCCGGCGGGGTTCGCGTCACTGGTGACTGGGATCCGATGGGTATGAGAGGTACGGTGAGCCGCACACTGCTGTTCGAGGACGTGTTTGTACCTGACGGGTCTGAACTGATGCCACGTGGGATTTACTATCAGGCAGCAAGTCAGTGGCCACACATGTTTCTAACCCTGACGCCTGCTTACCTTGGCTTGGCGCAGGCGGCTTATGACTTTACAGTTCGGTACCTGCGTGGCGAGGTGCCGGGGATGCCACCGACAAAGCGGAGGATGTATCCGACCAAGCGTTTGGCGGTCGCACAGATGCGGGTCATGCTGGAGCAGACCAAATCGGTCTGGTTTCAAGTGATGAGCGAAGCGCGTCGAAATCCGACCAAGGACCAGGTGATGCGGGCTTACGTCGCTCAGTATACCGTTATGGAAAATTCCAATGAACTGGCTCAACTTGCAATTCGTACCTGTGGCGGCCAATCCATGCTCAAGGAGTTGCCGCTGGAACGCATCTACCGGGATTCCCGCTGTGGGTCGCTGATGCTGCCCTGGACGGCCGAACTATGCCTCGACAAACTGGGTCGGGACACGCTTTACGAGGTTGGTGAGACGGATGAATCATGA